A portion of the Staphylococcus felis genome contains these proteins:
- the gntK gene encoding gluconokinase gives MKYMIGVDIGTTSTKAVLYNEEGNMIDQSLIEYPLLTPTVDISEEDPDKICHAVQSTIRNVVLAQNLEAKHIKFVAFSAQMHSLVVMNHNHQRLTHSITWADNRAQAVVEKLKHTDQNIAIYQKTGTPIHAMSPLSKMMWLKEEETELFQKAAQFVDIKSYILYQLTGQWVMDWSIASATGLMNLKTKKWDQDILRLLELDESQLPQLVPTTTRLEFKDQQVAESLGLSKNVPIVVGASDGVLSNLGVNRFRKGEVALTIGTSGAIRTVVDKPLIDPEGRTFCYVLDETHYVIGGPVNNGAVVLRWLRDELLADEVEVAKRLGIDSYHLISKIAERVEPGAKGLLFHPYLTGERAPLWTSDARGSFIGLTLAHRKEHMIRAVLEGVVFNLYSVFMALSEIIGGTPYKISATGGFSKSAVWRQIVSDVFNCHVDIPTHNESSCLGACIIGLKAMGEIENYDIVEKWITSTHVHSPNLAYHEVYQQLMPIFNDISLSLSETYRNLAQFQRKNNLK, from the coding sequence ATGAAGTATATGATTGGTGTTGATATCGGCACAACGAGCACTAAAGCTGTATTGTATAACGAGGAAGGGAATATGATAGACCAGTCACTGATTGAATATCCTTTACTTACACCAACAGTGGACATTTCAGAAGAAGACCCCGATAAGATTTGTCATGCGGTTCAATCGACCATTAGAAATGTCGTCTTAGCTCAAAATCTTGAAGCGAAACACATTAAGTTTGTTGCCTTCAGTGCACAAATGCACAGTCTCGTCGTCATGAATCATAATCATCAACGACTAACCCACAGCATCACGTGGGCGGATAATCGTGCTCAAGCAGTTGTCGAAAAATTAAAACACACTGATCAAAACATCGCAATTTATCAAAAGACTGGTACACCTATTCATGCGATGTCACCATTAAGTAAAATGATGTGGCTCAAAGAAGAAGAAACAGAGTTATTTCAAAAGGCAGCTCAATTTGTAGATATTAAGTCTTATATTTTATATCAGTTAACGGGACAGTGGGTCATGGATTGGTCAATAGCATCAGCGACTGGTCTCATGAATTTGAAAACGAAAAAGTGGGATCAAGATATATTAAGACTATTAGAACTGGATGAATCACAGTTACCTCAACTCGTACCCACAACAACTCGACTGGAATTTAAAGATCAGCAAGTTGCAGAATCACTAGGACTGTCGAAAAATGTACCAATTGTAGTGGGAGCGAGTGACGGCGTTTTATCAAATTTAGGTGTGAACCGATTTAGAAAAGGTGAGGTTGCGCTTACCATTGGAACATCTGGTGCAATTCGTACGGTAGTTGATAAGCCTCTAATTGATCCTGAAGGTCGTACATTTTGTTATGTATTAGATGAAACACACTATGTCATTGGTGGTCCAGTTAATAATGGGGCAGTCGTTTTAAGATGGTTAAGAGATGAACTTTTAGCTGATGAAGTTGAAGTTGCAAAGCGTCTAGGGATTGATAGTTATCATTTAATATCTAAAATAGCTGAAAGGGTTGAACCAGGGGCAAAAGGGTTGCTGTTTCATCCTTATCTAACAGGTGAGCGTGCGCCATTATGGACATCTGATGCGAGAGGTTCATTTATTGGATTGACATTAGCACATCGTAAAGAGCATATGATACGTGCAGTCTTAGAGGGGGTTGTGTTTAATTTATATAGTGTATTTATGGCGTTAAGTGAAATCATAGGAGGTACGCCTTACAAAATTAGCGCAACTGGCGGATTTTCAAAGAGTGCCGTTTGGCGTCAAATAGTTTCTGATGTCTTTAATTGCCATGTTGATATTCCAACTCATAATGAGAGCTCTTGTTTAGGAGCATGTATTATCGGTTTAAAAGCAATGGGTGAAATCGAAAATTATGACATTGTTGAAAAATGGATAACATCAACGCATGTGCACAGTCCAAACTTAGCTTATCACGAAGTTTATCAACAATTGATGCCTATTTTTAATGATATCTCATTATCATTATCTGAAACTTATCGAAATCTTGCACAGTTTCAACGAAAAAATAATTTAAAGTAA
- a CDS encoding GntR family transcriptional regulator, with protein MDYPKEWQVHLSKGERIAAVLRLNIINGEMDQHRLITENQIADRFKVSRSPVRDAFKILSQERLIRLERMGAEIIPFNEEKRQELSDIRLMIEAFAFTKIVERNDIDMIIKNMLQSLEIMRVSVQFEDATRFATEDLRFHEVMVEACEHSYLMHIWQQMKPIMLCLIYISMKERMETNRSDFERILDNHQQFIEAIKAKDRHQMYEAFKANFNDINNNIGAFWS; from the coding sequence ATGGATTATCCAAAGGAATGGCAAGTTCATTTGTCAAAAGGAGAGCGTATTGCTGCTGTACTACGACTTAATATCATTAATGGCGAAATGGATCAGCATCGACTGATTACTGAAAATCAAATTGCAGATCGATTCAAAGTGAGTCGTTCTCCTGTGAGAGATGCTTTTAAAATTTTAAGCCAAGAACGTTTAATACGATTAGAAAGAATGGGAGCAGAGATTATCCCTTTCAATGAAGAAAAAAGGCAAGAGTTATCAGATATCCGATTAATGATTGAAGCATTTGCTTTTACAAAAATAGTTGAGCGAAATGATATTGATATGATTATAAAAAATATGCTTCAATCTTTAGAAATAATGCGTGTAAGTGTTCAATTTGAAGATGCAACACGTTTTGCGACAGAAGACCTCAGATTTCATGAGGTGATGGTTGAAGCATGTGAACATAGTTATCTTATGCATATTTGGCAACAGATGAAACCGATAATGCTTTGCTTAATTTATATTAGTATGAAAGAACGAATGGAGACAAACCGATCCGATTTTGAACGGATTCTTGATAATCATCAACAATTTATTGAAGCTATAAAAGCTAAAGATAGACATCAAATGTATGAAGCATTTAAAGCTAACTTTAATGACATCAACAACAATATTGGTGCATTTTGGTCATAA
- the pmtD gene encoding phenol-soluble modulin export ABC transporter permease subunit PmtD, whose product MNSLQLLKYDMISIFRSPLTYIAVILGILPIGVTVGIMVANHRDVDVYTMFNVAKWFFSLIGLLFVIKTITRDSGQGTIQLYLNNIRSRIGYFITKFLSIICIALLTAFIVLAVTYVIQWTTSGTDLDVENIGELIVFYLILFLVYGLLLFLINLFVQKPSLVFTLGILLLLILPVVKPFIPLIPEIGDNIQKSLKYIPISYLSDKTLEGGLTFTNWQWFINIASIVVLTIVNLFSITKKDI is encoded by the coding sequence ATGAATAGCCTACAATTATTAAAATATGACATGATAAGCATTTTTAGAAGTCCTTTAACTTATATTGCAGTGATATTAGGTATTTTACCTATTGGTGTTACTGTAGGGATTATGGTCGCTAATCATAGAGATGTAGATGTCTATACGATGTTTAATGTGGCAAAATGGTTTTTTTCATTAATTGGTTTACTTTTTGTCATTAAAACCATCACTCGTGATAGTGGGCAAGGGACGATTCAATTGTATTTGAACAACATACGGAGTCGCATAGGATATTTTATTACAAAGTTTCTTTCGATTATTTGTATCGCACTTTTAACAGCGTTTATTGTTTTAGCTGTTACGTATGTCATTCAGTGGACAACAAGTGGGACAGACTTAGATGTAGAGAATATAGGTGAGCTCATAGTATTCTATTTAATTTTGTTTCTAGTGTATGGTTTATTATTATTTTTGATTAATTTATTCGTTCAAAAGCCATCATTAGTTTTCACTTTAGGTATATTGTTACTTTTAATTTTGCCTGTTGTGAAACCTTTTATACCGCTTATTCCAGAAATTGGTGATAACATTCAAAAATCATTGAAATATATACCAATTAGTTATTTAAGTGATAAAACATTAGAAGGTGGATTAACATTTACAAATTGGCAATGGTTTATTAATATTGCATCGATTGTTGTTTTAACTATTGTAAACCTCTTTTCAATCACTAAGAAAGATATTTAA
- the pmtC gene encoding phenol-soluble modulin export ABC transporter ATP-binding protein PmtC, with amino-acid sequence MELKHITKRYGQNTVIDNIDFSFNDSKIVGLIGKNGVGKTTLMKMMNGNIINYSGDVQVAKEDHIGYLIEHPKLYDNKSGLYNLKLFAQVLGKGFDKEYTDNIIRAFGMETYIKKKVKKYSMGMKQKLAIAVSLMNKPKYLILDEPTNGMDPDGSIDVLKTIENLVKELDMKILISSHKLEDIELICDRAVFLRDGHFVQDVNMGEGQVSDQTIITVDASDYKVALDYLTDQFKVIQSQKEVGEIIISAQQNYQSVLKGLSDIQIYPQYIETRKASLRDTYFNINQRGEA; translated from the coding sequence GTGGAATTAAAGCATATTACGAAACGATATGGACAGAATACTGTAATAGATAATATCGATTTTTCATTTAACGATAGCAAAATTGTCGGCTTAATTGGTAAAAATGGTGTTGGTAAGACAACTTTAATGAAAATGATGAATGGCAACATTATTAATTATTCAGGTGATGTTCAAGTGGCTAAAGAAGACCATATTGGTTACTTAATTGAACATCCCAAATTATACGATAATAAATCAGGACTGTATAACTTAAAACTATTTGCTCAAGTATTAGGAAAAGGCTTTGATAAAGAGTATACCGATAATATTATCCGAGCGTTTGGTATGGAGACGTATATTAAGAAAAAAGTTAAAAAGTATTCGATGGGGATGAAACAGAAACTGGCAATTGCTGTTTCATTAATGAATAAACCTAAATACTTAATACTTGATGAGCCAACAAATGGTATGGATCCAGATGGTTCGATAGATGTTTTGAAAACCATTGAAAACCTTGTGAAAGAGTTAGATATGAAAATACTAATCTCCAGTCATAAATTAGAAGATATTGAGCTTATCTGTGATAGAGCGGTCTTTTTAAGAGATGGCCACTTTGTTCAAGATGTAAATATGGGGGAAGGTCAAGTATCTGATCAAACCATCATTACTGTCGACGCTTCCGATTATAAAGTTGCCCTAGACTATCTCACTGATCAATTTAAAGTCATTCAATCTCAAAAAGAAGTTGGCGAAATTATCATAAGTGCACAACAAAATTATCAATCCGTGTTAAAGGGATTATCTGATATTCAAATTTATCCTCAGTATATTGAGACAAGGAAAGCATCATTGCGAGATACGTATTTCAATATTAACCAAAGAGGTGAAGCATAA
- the pmtB gene encoding phenol-soluble modulin export ABC transporter permease subunit PmtB, with protein sequence MLQLIKRNLYFRRWTLILYFMILLLWPFHYLANQDDVIGLSFVYLFINVIAVIDSAHAYRLFRRLGHNQAYLFHHSLPVSKMQLLNAHYVTVMMLTAFGALLIWSYGIRESMIDFNGITFSTMWLFISANLLTFIVGFPSCSEKMNDKIPIIGYIFLMLFLIPFVICIILVTIGMVKFDNPLYFAPLDVGIWYFILAIILALISYLYQIFSIIKR encoded by the coding sequence ATGTTACAATTAATAAAGCGGAATCTGTATTTTAGAAGATGGACTTTAATACTTTATTTTATGATATTATTACTGTGGCCATTCCATTATTTAGCCAATCAAGATGATGTGATAGGGCTCTCATTTGTTTATTTATTTATTAATGTTATTGCTGTCATTGATAGTGCACATGCGTATCGGTTATTTCGCAGATTGGGACACAATCAGGCATATTTATTTCATCACAGTTTGCCGGTGTCCAAAATGCAACTGCTTAATGCGCATTATGTAACCGTAATGATGTTAACAGCCTTTGGTGCGCTGCTGATTTGGTCATATGGAATAAGGGAGAGTATGATCGATTTTAATGGCATCACCTTTAGTACGATGTGGTTATTCATTAGTGCTAATTTATTAACATTTATAGTGGGATTTCCAAGTTGTAGTGAAAAAATGAATGATAAGATACCGATTATAGGTTACATTTTTCTGATGCTATTTCTAATACCATTTGTCATTTGTATTATTTTGGTTACGATTGGTATGGTCAAATTTGATAACCCATTGTATTTTGCACCATTAGACGTGGGCATTTGGTATTTTATATTAGCAATCATACTAGCTTTAATTTCGTATTTATATCAGATTTTTAGCATTATCAAACGATAG
- the pmtA gene encoding phenol-soluble modulin export ABC transporter ATP-binding protein PmtA, protein MGEFAIEVKDIRYKQKSFELDRINFNVPKGYVTGFIGANGAGKTTLIRLIMDLIQPTSGDIQILDGSMKDDGIAIKDKIGFVYSELYLNEKWTIKKVEKLISPFYSRWDHQLFLSFLERFKLNYKDKIQNLSTGMKMKLSLAIAFSHHAELFIFDEPTAGLDPVVRHEVLEIIQELLIDENKSVLFSTHIISDLEQIADYIIHLKGGKIVFQESKEALLDTHRLVRGDVKDLDSELEGLLLYKKVSGDTFSGVTKHASVFSELFGNQITISKMTIEDIMVAYEKGKVTQSETTLKA, encoded by the coding sequence ATGGGAGAATTCGCAATTGAAGTTAAAGATATTCGTTATAAACAGAAGTCATTCGAGTTAGACCGTATCAATTTTAATGTGCCGAAAGGATATGTGACAGGATTTATAGGTGCAAATGGAGCAGGTAAAACAACATTGATTCGTCTTATTATGGATTTAATTCAGCCAACGTCAGGAGATATCCAAATTTTAGATGGTTCTATGAAGGATGACGGTATAGCTATTAAAGACAAAATTGGATTTGTATATTCCGAATTGTATCTAAATGAAAAATGGACTATCAAGAAGGTCGAAAAGTTAATCTCGCCATTTTACAGTCGTTGGGATCATCAATTATTTTTAAGTTTTCTAGAACGGTTTAAGTTAAATTATAAGGACAAAATTCAAAACCTTTCAACGGGGATGAAAATGAAATTATCATTAGCCATCGCATTTAGTCATCATGCAGAATTATTTATTTTTGATGAGCCAACAGCAGGATTAGACCCTGTAGTGAGACATGAAGTGTTAGAGATTATACAAGAGTTATTAATAGATGAAAATAAATCAGTGCTATTTTCAACACATATTATTTCTGATTTAGAGCAAATTGCTGATTATATCATTCACTTAAAAGGTGGCAAAATTGTATTTCAAGAATCTAAAGAAGCGTTGCTCGATACGCATCGACTTGTTAGAGGAGATGTAAAAGATCTTGATTCAGAATTAGAAGGTCTGCTCCTTTACAAAAAAGTTTCTGGTGACACTTTTTCTGGTGTTACAAAACATGCTAGTGTCTTTAGTGAATTATTTGGAAACCAGATAACTATTTCCAAAATGACAATTGAAGACATCATGGTAGCGTATGAAAAAGGGAAGGTAACTCAAAGTGAAACAACTCTTAAAGCGTAA
- the pmtR gene encoding PSM export ABC transporter transcriptional regulator PmtR — MKILLKGNSESPIYEQIKQQIKEQILTGALLAGAHLPSMRELAKNLGVSVITTKRAYEDLEKDGYLISIRGKGTFVKAQDTSILKEKQFIVIESLAQSLAKEAKTIGMPLAELQEIVAMIYEEEL; from the coding sequence GTGAAAATATTATTAAAAGGCAACAGTGAGTCTCCAATTTATGAACAAATTAAACAACAGATTAAAGAACAAATTCTGACAGGTGCTTTACTAGCTGGGGCACATTTACCGTCAATGCGTGAGCTTGCTAAAAATTTAGGTGTTAGTGTGATCACGACCAAACGTGCATATGAAGACTTAGAAAAAGATGGCTATCTGATATCTATAAGAGGTAAAGGGACCTTTGTTAAAGCACAAGATACATCCATATTAAAAGAGAAGCAGTTTATCGTGATTGAGTCACTTGCTCAAAGCCTGGCAAAAGAAGCTAAAACAATCGGAATGCCACTAGCTGAATTACAAGAAATCGTAGCGATGATTTATGAGGAGGAGTTGTAA
- a CDS encoding SE1626 family protein yields the protein MKHLTKIFVMIALVIFVIGIVLQSMGEETSAIKLFFATILFMICAFISRHNDRKKQR from the coding sequence ATGAAACATTTAACTAAAATCTTTGTTATGATTGCGCTTGTTATATTTGTCATAGGGATAGTTTTGCAATCAATGGGGGAAGAAACGTCAGCAATTAAATTATTTTTTGCAACGATACTGTTTATGATTTGTGCTTTTATTAGTCGACATAATGATCGTAAGAAGCAACGTTAA
- a CDS encoding Trp-rich small protein — protein sequence MMSWSEFVMTLISGSILIVFRCWIETKWKTYQHKKEDKQDNDSTK from the coding sequence ATGATGTCATGGAGCGAATTTGTAATGACTTTAATTTCGGGGAGTATATTAATTGTTTTTAGATGTTGGATTGAAACCAAATGGAAAACGTATCAACATAAAAAAGAAGATAAACAAGACAATGATTCGACAAAATAA
- a CDS encoding aminotransferase class I/II-fold pyridoxal phosphate-dependent enzyme, translated as MNPLALNLNEQLNETNPNVLDMLSDLGKSMYYPKGILTQSAEAKSTEYNATIGMATNKDGKMFASSLNDMFNHLEPDELFAYAPPQGLEALRELWQNKMLKENPELSKALMSKPIVTNALTHGLSLVGDLVVNPNDTLLLPNHNWGNYRLVYGVRHQAHIETYPVFDEDGHYTTDGLIEALQQIDQEKVVLILNYPNNPTGYTPTKDEVQKIVEAINELGRRGVNVVAIVDDAYYGLFYEDVYTQSIFTALTNLQNEHVLPIRLDGATKEFFAWGFRVGFLTFGLKDDTTKNILEAKVKGLIRSNISSGPTPSQSAIKYVLEHPESFDKEIQANIDTLESRYKVTKEIVYKTQYQSLWQPYDFNSGYFMALKVKGVNAETLRVHLIEKHSIGVIALNDTDIRVAFSCIEKDEIEHVFNAIAQAIQTLQAS; from the coding sequence ATGAACCCTTTAGCATTGAATTTAAACGAACAATTGAATGAAACTAACCCAAATGTATTGGACATGCTTTCTGACTTAGGTAAAAGCATGTACTATCCTAAAGGTATATTAACGCAATCTGCCGAGGCCAAATCTACTGAATATAACGCAACTATTGGTATGGCAACAAACAAAGATGGCAAAATGTTTGCCTCATCTTTAAATGACATGTTTAACCATTTAGAACCAGATGAACTTTTTGCTTATGCACCACCACAAGGTCTAGAAGCACTACGTGAATTATGGCAAAATAAAATGTTAAAAGAAAACCCAGAATTATCTAAAGCGTTAATGAGCAAACCTATCGTTACGAATGCTTTAACTCATGGATTATCACTTGTCGGCGACTTAGTTGTGAATCCCAATGACACATTGTTATTACCGAATCACAACTGGGGCAACTATCGATTAGTATACGGCGTACGTCACCAAGCTCATATTGAAACGTACCCAGTTTTTGATGAAGACGGACACTATACAACTGATGGATTGATTGAAGCCTTGCAACAAATTGATCAGGAAAAAGTAGTTTTAATCCTTAATTACCCGAACAACCCAACAGGCTATACTCCTACTAAAGACGAAGTACAAAAAATCGTTGAAGCAATAAATGAACTAGGTCGTCGCGGTGTAAATGTTGTAGCCATTGTCGATGATGCTTATTATGGATTGTTCTATGAAGATGTTTATACACAATCTATTTTTACAGCATTAACTAATCTGCAAAATGAGCATGTTTTACCGATACGTTTAGATGGCGCAACAAAAGAATTCTTTGCTTGGGGCTTCCGGGTAGGATTTTTAACATTCGGACTGAAAGATGATACGACAAAAAACATACTTGAAGCTAAAGTTAAAGGCCTTATTCGTAGCAATATTTCAAGTGGTCCTACACCTTCGCAATCTGCCATAAAATATGTGTTAGAACATCCAGAATCCTTTGACAAAGAAATTCAAGCGAATATTGACACACTCGAATCAAGATATAAAGTAACAAAAGAAATTGTCTATAAAACGCAATATCAATCATTGTGGCAGCCTTATGACTTTAATTCTGGTTATTTCATGGCATTAAAAGTAAAAGGCGTTAATGCCGAGACATTACGTGTTCACTTAATTGAAAAACATTCAATCGGCGTAATTGCGCTTAATGATACAGACATTCGTGTGGCATTTAGTTGTATTGAAAAAGACGAAATTGAACACGTATTTAATGCAATCGCGCAAGCTATTCAAACATTACAAGCATCATAA
- a CDS encoding SPL family radical SAM protein, whose translation MEIETRRPKQFLTKASGFLSQYTHTLNPYMGCQFACEYCYVRKSPISIFSGKTWGEWVTIKEDLDNQFLKELQREKRKGPVTVFMSSSTDPYQPIEKHQQITRHLLKVLSQEPPDYVFIQTRGPLIQRDIDILKNYPGRFIVSMTIETDREDVIRTFTPHAPSIKSRLIALQKLRQHGIPTQIAIAPILPCTDQFARVIKPYTERVTIDDYFMGDGSNGKRTASLNIEKNYQLLNADNWYQRDAYRYVVQLMEKEFGKENVNISIDGFLPQLS comes from the coding sequence ATGGAGATTGAAACACGAAGACCGAAACAATTTTTAACCAAAGCATCTGGTTTTTTAAGTCAATATACCCATACGTTGAATCCATATATGGGTTGTCAGTTTGCATGTGAATACTGTTATGTCAGAAAATCCCCTATTTCTATCTTTTCAGGAAAAACATGGGGCGAATGGGTAACGATTAAAGAAGATTTAGATAATCAGTTTCTTAAAGAGTTACAACGCGAAAAACGAAAAGGCCCTGTCACAGTCTTTATGTCTTCATCTACAGATCCCTATCAACCTATTGAAAAACATCAACAAATCACCCGGCATTTACTTAAAGTGTTAAGTCAAGAACCACCAGATTATGTATTCATACAAACTCGTGGGCCATTAATTCAACGCGATATAGATATATTAAAAAACTATCCAGGTCGTTTTATTGTCAGTATGACGATTGAAACTGATAGAGAAGATGTCATTCGCACTTTTACACCACATGCACCAAGCATCAAATCACGTTTGATTGCATTACAAAAATTACGTCAACACGGTATCCCTACTCAAATTGCAATTGCACCGATTTTGCCTTGCACTGATCAGTTTGCTCGTGTCATTAAACCTTATACAGAACGTGTCACAATAGACGATTATTTTATGGGTGATGGCTCTAACGGCAAAAGAACAGCATCTTTAAACATTGAAAAAAACTATCAATTGTTAAATGCAGACAATTGGTATCAACGAGATGCCTATCGATATGTTGTTCAGTTAATGGAAAAAGAATTTGGAAAAGAAAATGTAAATATCAGTATTGATGGGTTTTTACCTCAGTTATCTTAA
- a CDS encoding methylated-DNA--[protein]-cysteine S-methyltransferase, translating into MIYYYKHINTPIGQMTAVVNNHALIQLSFTDSNHYQTVISQLSKQADLKQVSFHPIIDKLAFELEGYFHGDVKSFKTPVHFTIGTPFQHQVWHALYQLPFGTGTTYSQIAQHIQKPKSVRAVSTAIGQNPLSIIVPCHRVLRKDGQLGGFNSGLHRKKALLKMEGVQHA; encoded by the coding sequence ATGATTTATTATTATAAACATATTAATACCCCTATTGGACAAATGACAGCAGTCGTCAATAATCATGCATTAATCCAGTTGTCCTTTACTGACTCAAATCATTATCAAACAGTCATCAGTCAATTGTCTAAACAAGCAGACTTGAAACAAGTTTCCTTTCATCCCATTATAGACAAACTCGCATTTGAATTAGAGGGATATTTCCATGGAGATGTCAAATCTTTTAAAACACCCGTCCATTTCACTATAGGGACGCCTTTTCAACATCAAGTTTGGCATGCTTTATATCAACTTCCTTTTGGAACAGGTACAACATATAGCCAAATTGCACAACACATTCAAAAACCTAAAAGTGTACGTGCCGTTTCAACTGCTATAGGTCAAAACCCTTTATCAATCATCGTACCTTGTCATCGTGTATTAAGAAAAGATGGCCAGTTAGGTGGATTTAACAGTGGCTTACATCGTAAAAAAGCATTATTAAAAATGGAGGGAGTTCAACATGCTTAA
- a CDS encoding acetylornithine deacetylase, translating to MLNERHFDILKTLISYNTESPPARNTLPLQMIIKSWLEALNFDVQTIPFYENDAIIVGTLKGEDPTAPKLILNGHVDVAEVENDQYWNSNPFELTQDGDYLIGRGVADMKGGMSSLLYNLERLYHHNKQPKGDIIVQSVVGEEVGEAGTKVACEHSPQADLALVLDTSESIAMGQGGVITGWITVQSEETIHDGARSHMIHAGGGRHGASAIEKMVKIIQALQELERHWAVTKSYPNMPAGANTINPAVIEGGRHPAFIADQCKLWITVHYLPNENDKDIIHEIEDYLNRVAASDLWLRDHPLQFSWGGVSMIEDQGEIFPSFTIPVDHPGFDLLSQCHEIVHHSKIKTEISTTVTDGGWTAYYGIPTILYGPGELNEAHGTNEKIKVSDLQQFTDVLYHFLIKWYENPVK from the coding sequence ATGCTTAATGAGCGTCATTTTGACATTTTAAAGACCCTTATATCATATAATACAGAAAGCCCACCCGCACGTAACACATTACCATTACAAATGATTATAAAATCTTGGTTAGAAGCTTTAAATTTTGATGTTCAAACCATCCCCTTCTATGAAAATGACGCCATTATAGTAGGTACATTAAAAGGTGAAGATCCCACAGCACCAAAACTTATTTTAAATGGGCATGTTGATGTTGCCGAAGTTGAAAACGATCAATACTGGAATTCAAATCCTTTTGAACTTACACAAGATGGGGATTATCTAATTGGACGTGGCGTTGCCGATATGAAGGGTGGCATGTCGAGTTTATTGTATAATCTAGAACGTTTATATCATCATAACAAACAGCCTAAAGGAGATATTATTGTTCAGTCTGTTGTAGGTGAAGAAGTGGGTGAAGCTGGGACTAAAGTAGCATGTGAACATTCACCTCAAGCAGATTTAGCACTTGTGCTAGATACGAGCGAATCAATTGCTATGGGACAAGGTGGAGTCATTACAGGGTGGATTACAGTGCAAAGTGAAGAAACCATTCATGATGGCGCTAGAAGTCATATGATTCATGCGGGTGGCGGCCGTCACGGAGCAAGTGCGATTGAAAAAATGGTGAAAATCATTCAAGCCTTACAAGAGTTAGAGCGTCATTGGGCTGTGACAAAATCCTATCCAAACATGCCGGCAGGTGCAAATACCATTAACCCTGCAGTGATTGAAGGTGGTCGACACCCTGCATTTATAGCGGATCAATGCAAACTATGGATAACTGTTCATTATCTTCCAAATGAAAATGATAAAGATATTATTCATGAAATCGAGGATTACCTTAATCGTGTTGCAGCAAGTGATCTTTGGTTGCGTGACCATCCATTACAATTTAGTTGGGGTGGCGTATCAATGATTGAGGATCAAGGCGAAATTTTCCCAAGCTTTACTATCCCTGTAGATCATCCTGGTTTTGATTTATTAAGTCAATGTCATGAAATAGTACATCATTCCAAAATAAAAACCGAAATAAGTACTACTGTAACTGATGGTGGTTGGACTGCATACTATGGTATTCCAACTATCCTTTATGGACCAGGTGAACTAAATGAAGCTCACGGAACGAATGAAAAAATTAAAGTAAGTGATTTACAACAATTTACAGACGTTTTGTATCATTTCCTTATAAAATGGTATGAAAATCCAGTTAAGTAA